TGTTCGGATTCCTTCTGGGGGTGACTATCCTCCTCTGCGTACCTCTGCTGGTGCGCGTCCGCAAAGCCCTCCGCGTCGTGGAGGGAGTAACTGTTGCTATTCATTGTTCGTTCGCCCCAAGGCTGGCTCTGCTTTGAGTTCTTTTTAAAGGGGGCGTCCCTGTCCGCACAGTCGCTTCGAGACGTGGTGCTGACCTCGCTTCCGATAAGGCTACCGCTTGGGGTTAAGGCCCTTCTCGAATTGACCACAACACGTGCGTTACGCTTTGGAGAAATCGAGGGGGACCCTTCTCCCTCAGTTTCGCTGGCCAAAAAGACGTTTCCGCCGAAGAGGGGGCCTCCGTCGCGTCGGCTGCGGCGTCGGCTGCGACGGTGGCTGCAACGGCGGCTGTCTCGTTTGCAACCGCTACTGCTGCCGTTATCGCGGCTTCTATGGCTTCCACTGTCACAGCTTCTATTGCTGCCGCTGCCACCGCTACTACCGCCTCTGTGGCTGCCCCTCTGGTTTCCCCCTGCGCTCTGGCCAGAGGCTTCGTCACCTCTCCCGTACCTCACGAAGTGCCACTCGGGCGCAGGGGCGCGCGAATCATCATGCAGCGTCCCCCTCCTGCCctgtgcaaaatttttcGTGCCTGCCTCGCGCGAACTGCAGTTCCCGCTTCGGTCATCCCTTTCCGCCGTGTCCTTCTCCCTCCCGCTGCTGTTTttcccgctttttttttttcccttgctATGCCTTTCGCCCTGGGTTTCGCCGAGGACTTCCCCTTCGCCGAGGACTTCCCCTTCGCTGAGGATTTCCCCTTCGCTGAGGACTTCCTCTCCGTCTTCGTCTTCGTCGTCGGCAATGTATTTGCCGATAtgtttgccaatttttttgcgaatATTTTTGCCGCTATTTTGGGCGCAATTTTTGGCGCTATATTTGCCGCAAATCTTGGCGCTATTTTTGCCGTAATTCTTGGCGCTATATTTGCTGGAAATTTTGGCACTTCCTCTCGCGGCGCCATTTGCTGGGCTGCCATTTTTGCGATCGGGGGGGGATGCACCCTCGAGTTGGCCTCCGCGCCCGCTTGGGCCGTCCGCACCCCGTGTCCTCTCGCCTTTGCAGTGATGCCTGCAAGATTTTTTCACCGTAACGCCATCCGCTTtgcttaaattatttttacgcatGTCACTGAGATTGAAGAAGAGAGAAGCAATCTGGTTAGGCACTCCGTCCGTACTGTTtatgtcacttttttttttttttttttttttcgcctttcccctttcctcctccgcttggTAACAGTCCTGGTCAGGTGAGCTGGACTGGGTGGTCACACTGCCACTTCTGCAGCCGATGAGGCCACTTTTGCcattctcccccccgcgcgatTTTCTCAtgctttgcattttcctcacttttttcatttttgacatTTTCCGCATTTTTCCCGGTTTGTGTGATTTGTGTGGTTTGTCCGGGTCTCCCCCTGCACTCTGCTTTGCCCCCCTCTTGGAACGGCCACCCCATTCACCCATGCGTTGCGCCCTTCCCCCATCTGCGCTTTCTCCGTCCGCGCGGAGAAAGTCCCCGTCGCCGCTGTACATATCGCTCACGTGCATATCACTGTGGTACACATCGCTGAGGTACAACTCTTCGTGGTGCCCATTCGTTTGGTGGCGCCGCCGATCGTGTCGGTCCCCCCGAAGAGCACCGTCCTCCTGTCTgtctttccttcttttgcCGCTTAACAAGCAGGCGCCTTCGCCCCATGAAGTGTCATTTTCCTTTGTTGTTCCCTTAGCCTTTGTCCGCGTCCTTTCCTGGCGCTGAGAAGGACCTCTCAGGGTGTGCACAACTTTTTGAGGGTCACCTCTCACCTGCTTACCGAAGAGGAAGTTCTCATCGTCTGTGGAGCCAAACTGGGCAGGGAAGAGCGTGTCCTCCTCCCTTCTGGAAAttcgctttcctttttcacttcccTTTGCGAGTGTGCAACCCTTTCgggtgttttcttttaaattgtgGAGGATGAAAAAGGTCGCGTCATCACATTCGTTAGCATCGTCCCTCCAGTGACCCAGACCATCTCCACGGTTGCAGCGGTGGCTATCTCCACGGTCGTAACTGGAGCTATACTCATGGTGGTTCCCACTCCTTTTACTCTGCAGCGTGGAGCAAGTGCTGCTCAGTTTCgctttcttctctttttcgaAATGGCTCAGCCATATGGGGTTGAACAAGTTGTCACTCTCATCCTTCGGAAGCGGCTTGTCCGCTTCGACCCGTATCCTTTCTCGCATTTTGGAAGGCTCGCAAGGTTAGCCTACTTAGAGAACAATTTCAGGAGCGCCCTTTCATACCGTTCACTTATTTGTCGTGAGCAGTCGGTTGGCTTTATCCGAGTGTGCCTCCGCAGTTGCGCTGTGCGTGCCGCATACACGTGTGTACGTATAGGAGAGAGGTGCAAAGCCCGTCGCGGTAGCCTCCGTGGAACCTTCACACGTCTCTCTCCACTTCGTTCTTTTTAACACCAAATGAGGACCCCCCAAATAGCGTACACGTTCTTGCGATTGAGGCAAAGGCGATTTGGGAAGgcatgcgaaaaaaaaaggagtcgcCGATTCATCTCCCACATGTCAGGGGAGAGCGGGCGGGGTCAACCGCGAGCCACTCTTCTGGTTCGCGCGTTCGTTAAACCTGCGCTGCTGTGGCGGTAGAGGTCGGCTGGAGGTGTAGCTTGAGATCCAGCAAGAGGTCAATATCGACGCCACTATGTAGGCAACTATCTAAGCTATTATCTAAGCTACTATGTGCGCCGCTAGATACGCCACTGTGGCTGcgatttttctttcccttggTGCCCCTTCCCAGGGAGGAGAAGTGGGGCCTTCCGCGAGTCGCGACAACGCACTTGCACTGCGCCCCACACATGtgccctttttgcgcttATCCCACTAGGCTGAACGACGCGTCGCGGGAGAAAGCTGGGCGACGAGACAGTTCGCGTTGGCACTCGCTCGTTTGATTGCTAGTTTTATCGCTCCTTTGCTCCTTAGCTATCCCGTTTGCTTTTCACCCCCTTTGCTCTTCTCTTATCCGCCGATAGATCACCCGAGGGCCTCCTTCTCCTCGAAGTGTTCAGAAGGTGCCCTCTTTGGCGGGCTAGCCCCGGTGGGAAAAAGCTTCTCAAAAAAGCGTTTCTTCCCTTCGGTGGTTAAAAGGAGAGCGCGACGGGGAGAGAAATGAACAACAACATGGTGGACGGAAAAAGTGGGCGCATAggtgggggggaggtgcTCCTCCGCCTGATGTAGAAGCGAAGCATACGCACAAGCGGAACGATCTTTTTACGGTGCATCAAAATTATccgtttggaaaaatatgcTCAAAGGAGAGGTGATCTTGTTAGCACACACAGGGGGATCCATCcctggggatttttttttttttttttttttttgaaacgtGAAAGTTGATAACGAAGATGCGAATGAACCTCAGCGCACCGGGCGGAGAGACTATGCGTGCCATTTCGACGGGGGAGGAATACCTCGGGGGTGTCTACGGCAGAGCGGCATCGTTTGCAGTTGCCTTTCATTTGTGTTATTGATGGCCCCTGCGTGAGGGGGGGCACCCTCTGTTCACGCTGCCTCCTTTGGGGCCGACCAAAGGGGGGCATAATCACACGCCCGTGCAGGGGAGTGATAGCCTACATGTACGTGTGCGTGATGGCCTATATGTTcatgtgcatacacatgtatacacatgtgttTGTTCGCAGGCGCCCCTCCGACTGGTCCTTTGCCCGGCTGTGCTTGGGGAGGGGCACGCCAAACGGGGTAAAATTCACACCCTTCATTTTGCAGTTTTCCCGCTTTGGAGTTTTTGCGTTTGCTCTTAAAAGTGGTGCCATCGTGCGGGAAAAAAGCGGCGCAGCTGTTTAGCGTCCCCCGTTTTGCGAAGGTtggagaggggggaaaaaaaaagaaaggaaataagaggggaaaaaagaaataaaatgagaggataaaaaagaaataaaatgagaggagcaaaaggaaaggaaaaccGCAATTtaacagggggggaaaaaatgctttgCGCACGGGAGCAACGGCGAAAACGCGAAAGCACCCACCGACAAGCGACTCACACGGGGGCGCGCGAGTGAGCGACACACATTTCGCGTGGGCGGTACATACAAGAATAGCACAATTCTGCGCGCCGCAAAAGCAACGCCCCTTCacaacaaagaaaaaaaaaaaaaaaaaaaacaacaccCCTCTGTGCGAACAGAAAATAGTAAACATGTTGCGCGTAAAAAAGAACATCCATCACTTTTTCGCGTAAAAAAGAACGTCCATCACTTTTTTGCGCGTAAAAATTTTGCGTTAGCTCTGCCCCGCGCAAACTGAGCGGTGAAACCAAATCTCAGTTGCAACGACCGCGTCCCCGTGCCCACCGAATGTGCAGAGCGGAGAGAGAGCTTTGTTCCGACCTAACTGCAACCTCGCGATGCGGCGTGACGTCAGTGGGAGGCGGGCGACAAACTGGGCAACGCCGCGATGaagttttttcaaaatgaaccAATCACCTCTCTTAGTGGTCTCCTTCGGCAAATGAACTGACTTGTTCTCGAATTAATGTCATTCTTCCTCAGCGTTTTTTAcgtgattaattttttttttttttttttttaattctctttggcgttttttttttcaattctcTCTGgcgtttttctttctttttttcttttttttctttttttttttttttttcttcacttgaTCGAAAGCTGTGCCTGCGAATTGTTCGCACGAGTTGTAcacgtaaaaaatgtgttgtacaaaagtgtatacatatacgtatacataAACGCAAGCGCAAACGTCCGCATGTATTTGTACCTTCGTTCGATTTGTTTTCTTCGCCACCCTTCACAGATTCGTTCGCGAATGCGTCCCCGTTTGTTCACTGCCTGATTTGTGCGCCACTGcgctcttcttctccctcgcCGGATTGCACACATGTACagttcatatatatatgtacatgtacatgtacacatacatGCGTAAACGTATATTcacgtacatacgtgcgCAGACCCTCCCCCATGTGCGCATTTTCTGGTAGAGCTGGGCCACTGCACTTCCACCCCGCTTTAAAGCAGAGAAAACGAACCGGGCAGTTTCAGCTTCCCCGATCTGTGTGCGTATAGATCGAGCACGCCTGCATTATACGCGCACTTGTAAATGCATCACCCATTTGGGATTGACCTGCGCGTGCGTGGTTACGCATACAGGTGATCGCCCCCAGCCAGTTGCGGCTACGCCCAGCCGGTTGCGGCTGCCCCAGATCGCTGCCACGCGGCGGAGTAACATTTGTCCAGCGCCAAGGcgaagaaatataaaaaaaataaagcagtcactacatacatatatgaatatatgcatatgcacacatatacatatgtacgtatattcATATACACTTATGTACACGTGAGGAGGTCCCCGTTCCCGCGCGGCCGCCAGATGACCGGAAGTGACTAGCAGCTCTGCACAGCACCGTTGCGGTCACTCcatgtgccttttttagtgcccattttttagtacccctttttagtgcccctttttcacTGACCCTTTTTAGTGCCCCTTTTCATTATACCTTTTTCACTGCCTCCCCTCcaaaatgattttaaaaaaaagcaagctGCTGGCGGTCTCCCTCCTGCTGGCCCTTGTGGAGTACCTGTGCCGCGATGGGCGCCGCAAGTGGATGGGTCTGCTGAGCAGATGGGAGGCCACCCCGTACGGTGGAAGTGACGTGGGAAGCGACGTGGGTCTGGGCCAgaccgggggggggaaggctgCCCACATATTTGCGCTGAAGAGCGCCCTCCAGTTTGCAAACGGTTATGAGGAAGTCAGACAAAAGGGTAGAAGCGGTAGAAGCGGTAGAAGCGAGAGGAGAGAGCGACGCGAGAGAGTCAACCCCGTGTGCATCCTGCCCAGTGACATGCCGCGCTTCAGAACGCTGCACGAGAAGGTGGAAGTAGAAGAGGAGCTCCTTCTCCAGGAAAAGACCGCAGATGACATGAACGTGAGCGGAGACGCAGACAATACAAACAATAAGGATGAGTATGGGCAACCTTTGATAAAGGGCCAAACAGCCACAGAGGGAGTATTGCCACAGCAAACTGTAGCAACGAAGGTAAGTCCCCTCATCGAAAAGAGTACCATAGATCACTACCTAGACGTATGTACACagataaggaaaaaaaccttctcatttaaaaattgcgaaaTTTTTTACGAGTCCCCAGAAGTGACactttataaaaacattttggaagATAAAAGCGAAACGAGATATGACCTCATAGGGTATGGGACGTTAAATGATGTCTCTCTGTATGGAGCTAGCCAAGCACTAAACAACTTAGACGTCATCAAAGAgtggaacaaaaatatttacaaaataaattacctCAAATTAAATAAGGCatccattttggagaagtatgaaaatgatgaaaaaattgatgccACGAAATATATTCTCGAAAAAGAACACCTCCGCGAAAACAGAAGGTACATTTATCTCATCAACGGACTTCCTTGGCCTTTTAGAAGCCATGACACTGTGTATGAATTTtaccaaaaatatatagagaATCAGAACATGCTGCTTGTGGCCAACAAGTCGGTAAATGAAGTGTTTTCCGATAATAGCTACTACACACGTATAAGAGATTATGAAaactttttttgtatttaccCCAAGAGCAAGAACTCCTACGAGAAGGGACTCGACTATGTTATTTCCGTTTACTACGATGTGAACATTCCAAAGTTTATTCGCAATAATATTCTCAGCCAGATTTTCCCTTCCCTCATCTTTAACTTACACGAAGTTTCCAAGACGATTACGGAGAAGGGGCTGGCCATGTCCTCTGATGATATAAAGAAGAATGAACTACCTTTTCAACTGAAGGATAACTTTTCCCCCGGGGAGGGAGGCGCTGGGCAGGACGGAAAGGAGGGCCAGGATGGGAAGTCCCCCTTCTTCGGCGCCACCGTCCTCCGCGTCATCTTCGTGGACCCCTTCCACTTCATTTGGACCACCAACGTCAACTTCTTCAAGAAAATTTTCGTCATCGTCACCAGCATCTTCTGAGCGGCTGAGCGGCTGAGCGGTATGAGCGGTATTAGCGGTATTAGCGGCATGAGCAGCATGAGCAGCATGAGCGGCATGAGCAGCAGTGTCCAGCTGGCCAAGCGGCTAGCCGATGAGCCGCCCCCCCGATCAACCGCCGCCCCGACCAACCGCACATTCGGtgacctccccccctttgtttgTTCCTCCGCGCGCATATCCCTCACAACACTGTcccaaaaaatacaaaaacgTGAGCGAGTTGCGCAAACCCCCCCCACGCGCGGTGCGCCAATTTAGTTGTGATTCCCCCCGCACCGCGCACCTCATTTGACACCTCTGCTTTGTTATAATTTGTTCACTCTTTCCcgtgttgtttttttttttttcttttttttttcttcttcctcaaaaTGCACAGCCATCTACATTTTCAATCCCGCGAAAAatccaaaatttttaagcaCCCCCATTTGTATGCAAACTTTGTCCGTTCTACAAGTTCAGCCTTTTTTTGTAAGAAGCTGAAAACGAAGGGCCGAGTCCGCCGCACCGCCATAGTGGCAGCTGCGCGGTGGCCGCACAACCCCCTTGAACAGCTCGTAGAAACAGCCTGAACAGGTCAATCGAAAAGGATTTCCCCTCCGTTTCCACCACAAGAAGGGTGCACCTTCATGGGCATGCATACCTGCAAGTGTGTATACCTGAAAGTGTGCACACCTGCACGCGTGCGTACcgctagccaaaaaaaaaatgatctgGCTATGGCTATGCCAGGTGGTCGGCTGGACTAATCGCCCAACCCGCACCAATGTTAGTTTAAgttgacgaaaaaaaacaaagaaaagaataagcTCAACGGTGTGGTGATTCctccaaaggaagaagcgtAGCCATCGTTCGCATGAACACACATCAGACCAAGCAAAAGAGTACAATGCGTCATAAAAAGATTACTAAATagcattgtaaaaaaaagacaaagaTAAATGCATATTATCACTTCTAGGCACGTATACCTTCATTGTAGTAACCCCCTCCTGTGTGATTCCAGATGTCCCTCACATACAAAGTATGATGTACCCCCCTAAAGAATCTTCACAATtaattatagtaaaaaaCAGCTGAAAAACCTACACACGCGCATCCGAACGCAACTACTCAAAATATCGCAGCTCTTCATATCTTCCCTTTCCCCATTGTGAATATGTGAAAGCAAAACACTCGACCTAATTCTGCATCctcaaaatgaagcaaacaaaatgaatatataatctATAATGAAAGAGCcataaccctaaccctaaccctaaatctgtaaccctaaccctaattccttaaccctaaccctaaatccgtaaccctaaccctaattccttaaccctaaccctaaatccgtaaccctaaccctaaataataaccctaaccctaattccttaaccctaaccctaaatccgtaaccctaaccctaattaCTTAACCCTAATCCTAAATCcgtaaccctaaccctaaatccgtaaccctaaccctaaatccgtaaccctaaccctaattccgtaaccctaaccctaattcCTTAACCCTAACCCCCTAATCGCATACCTTATCTGTACGCCTGGGccacgccgctacccccccgTCACATCATCTTCATCTGGTAGTACAGccaaaagaacaaaaagcAGTACCAGAGGAAGAACGAAATGATGGAGAAGGAGACGAGCGCGACGGAGAGGATGGTCATGTTCAGCACGACTCGGTCGCAGTAGATGTGTTTCAAATTGTGCATCTCGCCAACGAGTCTGCTGCAGTTGGTGTTCTTCACGAGCATCTGCACCTTCGTAATGATCGTGTCTCTGAGGGTGTTGAATTTCTGTTTAATTTTCTCGAAGAAGCTAACCACGTCTTTGAAGTTCAAATTTTCAATGTCCTCCACGAGGTACTTCCTCAAAATGAAGGTttgttctttccccccctcccttttgttaATCCTCGGCGTGTACTCACTCCACCCTATTTTGTCCGTCATGCTGCTATCCAAGTCGTCCACAGAGAATATCTTTTCGGTCCTAACTCTAGACTTGTAAATGAATAGCTCCACCACGTTGTCTAGGTCCTCTCTAAGATCATTATTCCTGAGGTGGTTCCTCATCCTCTGGTACTTGGGGTCATTTATGGAGGACCTAAAGTTGATGTTAAACTTGTCCTCCTCCCTGTCgcattcttcattttcaaaGCAGAGGGCAAACTGGGTGCCCCTAAAATAGTGGCGATTCAGATTTTCAAAGTATTCATCTGTTCCCCAGAGGTTGAATTTACCAAATTTGATATTGTCCCGAGTGATGCTGGTCGCTAGGAGGGACTTTTTCAGAGTGTTTAGCCGAATTCGATCCACATACAGGTTGTTGTTCGGCTTGGTAATGACCACCCACATGTAGTTGACAAAAT
Above is a genomic segment from Plasmodium vivax chromosome 2, whole genome shotgun sequence containing:
- a CDS encoding hypothetical protein, conserved (encoded by transcript PVX_081550A), with amino-acid sequence MILKKSKLLAVSLLLALVEYLCRDGRRKWMGLLSRWEATPYGGSDVGSDVGLGQTGGGKAAHIFALKSALQFANGYEEVRQKGRSGRSGRSERRERRERVNPVCILPSDMPRFRTLHEKVEVEEELLLQEKTADDMNVSGDADNTNNKDEYGQPLIKGQTATEGVLPQQTVATKVSPLIEKSTIDHYLDVCTQIRKKTFSFKNCEIFYESPEVTLYKNILEDKSETRYDLIGYGTLNDVSLYGASQALNNLDVIKEWNKNIYKINYLKLNKASILEKYENDEKIDATKYILEKEHLRENRRYIYLINGLPWPFRSHDTVYEFYQKYIENQNMLLVANKSVNEVFSDNSYYTRIRDYENFFCIYPKSKNSYEKGLDYVISVYYDVNIPKFIRNNILSQIFPSLIFNLHEVSKTITEKGLAMSSDDIKKNELPFQLKDNFSPGEGGAGQDGKEGQDGKSPFFGATVLRVIFVDPFHFIWTTNVNFFKKIFVIVTSIF